From Acipenser ruthenus chromosome 2, fAciRut3.2 maternal haplotype, whole genome shotgun sequence, a single genomic window includes:
- the LOC117409350 gene encoding general vesicular transport factor p115-like isoform X1: protein MNFLRGVMGGQPAGPQPSGTETIQKLCDRVASSTLLEDRRDAVRALKALSKKYRLEVASQAMGHLIHILQTDSSDSEIIGYALDTLYNIISNDEEEEQDESEDGGPSSSGKQSSKPAHDESGQKQADDLGSQFTEIFIKEQENVTLLLSLLEEFDFHVRWPGVKLLTALLKNQCSQVQAVILVSPMGVSRLMDLLADSREVIRNDGLLLLQHLTKGNAAIQKIVAFENAFERLLDIITEEGNSDGGIVVEDCLLLLLNLLKNNSSNQNFFKEGSYIQRMKPWFEVGDENSGWSAQKVTNLHLMLQLVRVMVSPVNPPGATSSCQKSMYHCGLLQQLCSILMATGVPADILTETINTVSEVIRGSQVNQDYFASVNAPSTPPRPAIVVLLMSMVNEKQPFVLRCAVLYCFQCFLYKNQKGQGEIVATLLPSTIDANSISAGQLLCGGLFSTDSVSNWCAAVALAHALQDNLTQKEQLLRVQLATSLGNPPVSLLQQCTNILSQGDKIDRRGSKVQTRVGLLMLLCTWISNCPIAVTHFLHNQANIPFLTGQISENLGEDEELVQGLCALLLGICVYYNDNSLENYTKEKLKQLIQKRIGKENFVEKLGSNCKHELYSRAAQKPQPVFSSPEQMLFDHEFTKLVKELEAVITKAVHKSSEEEKKEEEVKKTLEQHDSIVTQYKELIREQDAQINELKTQVSSMKTQNEQLQASVTQQLSQIQQHKDQYNVLKLKLGKDSQQHNGEGAQVNGVQLEELSRLQEELEELKKQHGLLQGQLTEKDSLIEKMKSEGAHPVERTAGSSENNAELQKELETLRAQVQSQSAEISQLQAERQELLKKAETSAIVSAPGNTDSAAAAARIAELERRLSEVTGETEKIKEEGKIWSDSKAALEQQVATANSSVAILQNEKSKLQQEVAESKKEQDDLLMLLADQDQKILTLKEKLKELGEPIEEDDDLDCRDQYDEDEDDDDDDD, encoded by the exons ATGAATCTGAAG ATGGTGGACCTTCCAGCTCTGGAAAGCAAAGCAGTAAACCTGCACATG ACGAGAGCGGACAGAAGCAAGCTGATGACCTGGGTTCTCAGTTTACAGAGATTTTTATTAAAGAACAAGAAAATGTGACCCTCCTATTGAGTCTTTTAGAG GAGTTTGATTTCCATGTCCGTTGGCCAGGAGTGAAACTTCTCACAGCCCTCTTAAAGAACCAATGCTCTCAGGTCCAGGCAGTCATTCTTGTGAGCCCAATGG GTGTGTCGAGGTTGATGGATTTGTTAGCAGACTCCAGAGAAGTTATCCGTAATGAT GGTCTGCTGTTGTTGCAGCATCTGACTAAAGGCAATGCAGCCATTCAGAAAATAGTTGCTTTTGAAAATGCATTTGAGCGACTGCTGGATATCATTACGGAAGAAGGGAATAGTGATGGAG GCATTGTCGTTGAGGACTGTCTTCTTCTGTTATTGAATCTATTGAAGAACAACAGTTCTAATCAGAACTTCTTCAAGGAGGGCTCATACATACAGCGTATGAAGCCCTGGTTTGAAGTGGGAGATGAAAACTCGGGCTGGTCGGCACAGAAAGTGACCAATCTCCATCTGATGTTGCAG cttgttcGAGTTATGGTTTCTCCTGTTAACCCGCCTGGTGCTACAAGTAGCTGTCAAAAGTCGATGTACCATTGCGGCCTTTTGCAGCAGCTCTGTAGCATTCTGATGGCCACCGGTGTACCAGCTGACATTCTTACTGAG ACAATTAACACTGTGTCTGAGGTCATCCGAGGCTCCCAGGTGAACCAGGACTACTTTGCTTCAGTAAACGCCCCTTCCACCCCCCCACG acctgCCATAGTAGTTCTGTTAATGTCCATGGTGAATGAAAAACAACCGTTTGTTCTGCGCTGTGCTGTTCTCTACTGCTTCCAGTGCTTCCTGTACAAGAATCAAAAGGGACAGGGAGAGATTGTTGCAACTCTACTGCCATCAACTATAGATG CCAACTCCATATCTGCTGGGCAGCTGCTGTGTGGTGGTCTCTTTTCCACCGATTCAGTGTCTAACTGGTGTGCAGCTGTGGCTCTGGCCCATGCTCTGCAGGACAACCTGACACAGAAAGAACAGCTGCTGAGAGTACAGCTAGCAACAAGCCTGGGCAACCCTCCAGTctccctgctgcagcagtgcacCAACATCCTGTCGCAG GGGGATAAGATCGACCGGAGG ggcaGCAAGGTTCAGACAAGAGTCGGTTTGCTTATGCTGCTTTGCACCTGGATAAGTAACTGCCCAATTGCCGTCACTCACTTCTTGCACAACCAAGCCAATATTCCATTT CTAACAGGTCAGATTTCAGAGAACCTTGGGGAAGATGAAGAGCTGGTCCAGGGCTTGTGTGCTCTCTTGCTGGGCATCTGCGTCTATTACAATGACAACTCATTGGAAAACTATACCAA AGAAAAACTGAAACAGCTGATTCAGAAAAGGATCGGGAAGGAGAACTTTGTTGAGAAGCTGGGGTCTAACTGCAAACATGAACTGTATTCAAGAGCAGCTCAGAAACCACAGCCAGTCTTTTCCAGTCCGGAGCAAATGCTGTTTGACCATGAATTTACCAAACTGGTAAAAGAACTAGAAG CTGTTATAACAAAAGCTGTACATAAGTCCAGCgaggaggagaagaaagaggaagAAGTAAAGAAGACGCTGGAGCAGCATGACAGTATAGTGACACAATACAAGGAACTCATTAGAGAACAG GATGCACAAATAAATGAGCTGAAGACACAAGTCTCGTCTATGAAAACCCAGAATGAACAGCTGCAAGCTTCAGTGACACAGCAGTTATCACAGATACAACAGCATAAGGACCAATACAATGTACTCAAACTAAAGCTAG GGAAGGATAGCCAGCAACACAATGGCGAGGGAGCTCAGGTGAATGGGGTTCAGTTAGAGGAGCTGAGCAGGTTGCAGGAAGAGTTAGAAGAGCTGAAGAAGCAGCATGGACTGTTACAAGGACAACTGACAGAGAAGGACTCTCTCATTGAAAAAATG aAGTCAGAAGGCGCACACCCTGTGGAGAGAACAGCTGGGAGTTCTGAAAACAATGCAGAGCTACAGAAG gAACTGGAAACTTTGAGAGCCCAAGTGCAGTCCCAGTCTGCTGAGATTAGCCAGCTGCAAGCTGAGAGACAGGAGCTTTTGAAAAAAGCAGAAACTTCG gCTATAGTATCAGCACCAGGAAACACAGACAGTGCTGCAGCAGCAGCCAGAATTGCAGAACTGGAGAGAAGACTCTCAGAAGTCACAGGCGAGACAGAAAAAATAAAG GAGGAAGGAAAGATCTGGTCTGACTCAAAAGCGGCTTTGGAGCAGCAAGTAGCCACAGCAAACAGTTCAGTAGCTATTCTACAGAATGAGAAGAGCAAACTTCAACAAGAAGTAGCAGAATCTAAAAAGGAGCAAGACGATCTTCTTATGCTGCTCGCAGACCAAGACCAGAAAATTCTAACACTGAAGGAAAAGTTAAAAGAATTGGGAGAACCG ATTGAGGAGGATGACGACCTAGACTGTAGAGACCAatatgatgaagatgaagatgacgATGACGATGATGATTAA